A section of the Campylobacter lanienae NCTC 13004 genome encodes:
- a CDS encoding tautomerase family protein, whose amino-acid sequence MPIINIKLADPMPSRQKLDEIAVKITDIMVNDLGKKPERVVINFDEIRSDATYFGGKSVQAMKEGK is encoded by the coding sequence ATGCCAATTATAAATATCAAACTAGCTGACCCTATGCCAAGTCGCCAAAAACTCGATGAAATCGCTGTGAAAATCACTGATATTATGGTAAATGATCTAGGCAAAAAGCCTGAGCGTGTGGTTATAAATTTTGATGAGATTAGAAGTGATGCGACATATTTTGGTGGTAAATCTGTCCAAGCTATGAAAGAGGGCAAATAA